A genome region from Tolypothrix sp. PCC 7712 includes the following:
- a CDS encoding phenylpyruvate tautomerase MIF-related protein, giving the protein MPLIKVQTSVAAPERTEIESLLKSLSAKLAKHLGKPESYVMTAFEPDVPMTFAGTTDPVCYIEIKSIGTMKPDQTATMSQDFCQQINQALGVAKNRIYIEFADAKGAMWGWNGSTFG; this is encoded by the coding sequence ATGCCATTAATTAAAGTACAAACTTCTGTTGCTGCACCGGAAAGAACTGAAATTGAAAGCTTGCTGAAAAGCTTATCTGCTAAGTTAGCCAAGCATTTAGGCAAACCCGAATCTTATGTAATGACAGCTTTTGAGCCAGATGTGCCTATGACTTTTGCTGGTACAACAGACCCAGTTTGTTACATTGAAATTAAAAGTATCGGTACTATGAAACCTGACCAAACAGCGACGATGAGTCAGGATTTCTGTCAGCAGATTAACCAAGCTTTAGGCGTAGCTAAAAATCGGATTTATATAGAATTTGCAGATGCTAAAGGTGCTATGTGGGGTTGGAATGGCTCAACCTTTGGGTAA
- a CDS encoding AAA family ATPase, whose amino-acid sequence MREKLEALTHNLSRTIVGKTEAIRLVLVAILGGGHALLEDVPGVGKTLLAKSLARSLDGKFQRLQCTPDLLPTDITGTNIWNPKSGEFTFLPGPIFANILLADEINRATPRTQSALLEVMEEHQVTVDGVSRAVPTPFFVIATQNPVEYQGTFPLPEAQMDRFMLSLSLGYPSETEELQMLQNLTDGIKVADLQPCITLEEIAQLRQLCSQVRVETPLQQYILDLVRATRQDEEISLGVSPRGTVALQKATQALAFILGRDYAIPDDVKFLVPHVLCHRLIPRGGRSARTVVERLLRSVNIP is encoded by the coding sequence ATGAGAGAAAAACTTGAGGCTTTAACACATAATCTGTCTCGTACCATCGTTGGTAAAACCGAAGCAATACGTTTGGTACTAGTCGCCATCCTTGGCGGTGGTCATGCTTTATTAGAAGATGTTCCTGGTGTTGGTAAGACCCTGCTAGCTAAATCATTAGCGCGATCGCTTGACGGTAAGTTTCAAAGGCTACAATGTACCCCCGATTTATTACCTACTGATATTACTGGTACAAACATTTGGAACCCCAAAAGCGGCGAATTTACCTTTCTACCTGGGCCTATATTTGCCAACATTTTGCTAGCTGACGAAATCAACCGTGCTACACCCCGAACTCAGTCAGCTTTGTTAGAAGTGATGGAAGAACATCAGGTAACAGTTGATGGTGTTTCTCGTGCTGTTCCCACACCTTTTTTTGTCATTGCTACCCAAAACCCAGTTGAGTATCAAGGGACTTTTCCGCTACCTGAAGCGCAGATGGATAGATTTATGCTGTCTTTGAGTTTAGGCTATCCTTCAGAGACAGAAGAACTCCAAATGCTGCAAAACCTGACGGATGGTATCAAGGTAGCTGATTTACAACCTTGCATTACCCTAGAAGAAATAGCTCAATTACGGCAACTCTGTTCTCAGGTAAGAGTGGAAACACCTTTACAGCAATACATTCTGGACTTAGTGCGGGCGACAAGACAGGATGAAGAAATTTCTCTCGGTGTCAGCCCTCGCGGTACAGTCGCTTTACAAAAAGCTACCCAAGCCCTCGCTTTTATTTTAGGACGTGATTACGCCATTCCCGATGATGTAAAATTTCTCGTTCCTCACGTTCTTTGTCATCGCCTCATCCCCAGGGGAGGACGCAGCGCCAGAACTGTTGTTGAGCGATTGTTGCGCTCTGTTAACATTCCCTGA
- a CDS encoding bifunctional riboflavin kinase/FAD synthetase, with the protein MLNLSQNGCSVWVGSSSEELLTPTAVALGKFDGMHLGHQRVIQPVLQQAKRAVTGTACDQKFVQDEGNLPERSLHDFTNPASQPGNTTATTNEHIYSTVVTFHPHPQEFFSGQPRALLTPLDEKVEQLRSLGIEQLVLLPFDKELSSLSPEEFVEKILVQKLRCQQLSVGQDFCFGKQRAGTAEDLKLLAAKYNIPVTIVTLETYVGSDQLTAESNCPSNPPTQAPPISTSLIRQALENGDVKSANFLLGRPYTLFGVVIQGQKLGRTIGFPTANLQLPKDKFLPRLGVYAVRVLMLDETADTQTPTILGVMNIGNRPTVDGTHISVEVHLFDWSGDLYGKKLAVQLVQFLRPEQKFDSLEALKTQIQLDCHVAKEVLLSEC; encoded by the coding sequence GTGCTAAATTTGTCTCAAAATGGGTGTTCCGTGTGGGTTGGTTCTTCGAGTGAAGAACTGCTAACACCAACTGCTGTTGCGCTTGGCAAATTTGATGGTATGCACCTTGGTCATCAAAGAGTCATCCAGCCAGTTTTGCAGCAAGCAAAAAGAGCAGTTACAGGGACTGCGTGCGATCAAAAGTTTGTGCAAGATGAGGGCAATTTACCAGAACGCTCACTTCATGATTTCACAAATCCTGCATCCCAGCCAGGAAACACTACAGCTACAACAAATGAGCATATATACTCTACTGTTGTGACATTTCATCCCCATCCACAGGAATTTTTCTCAGGTCAACCCCGTGCTTTGTTAACACCACTTGATGAAAAAGTGGAACAATTGCGATCGCTGGGAATAGAACAGCTGGTACTATTACCCTTTGATAAAGAATTATCGTCTCTCTCTCCAGAAGAGTTTGTAGAAAAAATTCTCGTACAAAAACTGCGATGCCAGCAACTTAGCGTGGGACAAGATTTTTGTTTTGGTAAACAGCGCGCTGGCACAGCTGAGGATTTAAAACTACTCGCCGCCAAATATAATATTCCTGTCACAATCGTTACTTTAGAAACCTATGTAGGTAGCGATCAATTGACAGCAGAAAGTAATTGCCCTAGTAATCCTCCTACCCAAGCACCACCAATTAGTACTTCATTAATTCGCCAGGCCTTAGAAAATGGCGATGTCAAAAGCGCGAATTTCCTTTTGGGAAGACCATACACTCTTTTTGGTGTGGTAATTCAAGGACAAAAACTGGGCAGAACGATTGGTTTTCCCACTGCTAACTTGCAATTACCAAAAGACAAGTTTTTACCTCGCCTAGGTGTTTATGCTGTCCGCGTGTTGATGCTTGATGAGACAGCAGATACTCAAACACCAACAATATTAGGCGTAATGAATATAGGTAATCGCCCCACAGTTGATGGTACTCATATATCTGTGGAAGTCCATTTATTTGATTGGTCTGGAGATTTGTACGGCAAAAAGCTGGCTGTACAGCTAGTACAATTTTTACGACCAGAACAAAAATTTGACTCTCTCGAAGCCTTAAAAACACAAATTCAGCTCGATTGTCATGTGGCGAAAGAAGTTTTGCTCTCGGAATGTTGA
- a CDS encoding MBL fold metallo-hydrolase codes for MSRLENQFTVQFWGVRGSIPSPGPHTVRYGGNTPCVEMQVGGKRLIFDGGTGLHVLGQSLLRQMPLEGHLFFTHSHWDHMQGFPFFAPGFIKGNHFKIYGAIAPDGSTIEQRLNDQMLHPNFPVPLQIMQANLNFCDITAGQPIHINDITVETAPLNHPGEAVGYRVNWRDGAAAYITDTEHFPDRLDENVLWLARNADILIYDCTYTNEEYHSPTSPRIGWGHSTWQEAVKIAKAAHVKTLAIFHHDPAHNDEFLDNVGNQAGEEFAGAVMAREGMVLHVPVSATISESCPVGNLSA; via the coding sequence ATGTCTAGGTTAGAGAACCAATTTACCGTGCAATTTTGGGGCGTTCGCGGCAGCATCCCCAGTCCCGGGCCACACACAGTGCGTTATGGCGGTAATACCCCTTGCGTTGAAATGCAAGTGGGCGGTAAACGCTTAATTTTCGATGGTGGAACAGGACTTCATGTATTGGGGCAATCTTTGTTGCGCCAAATGCCGTTAGAAGGTCATCTATTTTTTACCCATTCCCACTGGGATCACATGCAAGGATTTCCGTTCTTTGCACCAGGTTTTATCAAGGGAAACCATTTTAAGATTTATGGCGCAATTGCTCCCGATGGTTCCACTATCGAACAGCGCCTAAATGACCAAATGCTCCATCCCAATTTTCCTGTGCCTTTGCAAATTATGCAGGCAAATTTAAATTTTTGTGACATTACTGCAGGGCAACCAATACACATTAATGACATTACTGTAGAAACAGCACCATTAAATCACCCTGGTGAAGCCGTGGGATATCGAGTTAACTGGCGTGATGGCGCTGCTGCTTATATTACTGATACTGAACATTTTCCTGACAGACTGGACGAAAACGTCCTCTGGCTAGCGCGTAATGCTGATATCTTAATATACGATTGTACCTATACCAATGAAGAATACCATTCACCAACATCGCCGAGAATTGGCTGGGGACATTCCACCTGGCAAGAAGCGGTGAAAATAGCCAAAGCTGCTCATGTCAAGACCCTAGCAATTTTCCATCATGACCCCGCGCATAACGATGAATTTCTAGATAATGTGGGAAATCAAGCGGGTGAGGAATTTGCAGGTGCAGTGATGGCACGGGAAGGCATGGTACTTCATGTTCCTGTTTCTGCGACCATATCAGAATCTTGCCCTGTCGGGAACTTATCTGCCTAA
- the surE gene encoding 5'/3'-nucleotidase SurE — protein sequence MKLLISNDDGISALGIRTLANCLAQAGHEVTVVCPDRERSATGHGLTLHQPIRAEIVESIFHPTVKAWACDGTPSDCVKLALWALLDTPPDLVLSGINQGANLGTEILYSGTVSAAMEGIIEGIPSIAFSLASHTSKEFQTAAHFAQQLVAQLAAKPLPELMLLNVNVPPVKWEEIAGVTITRQGVRRYVDVFDKRVDPRGKTYYWLTGEVLEEVEPPEGLNLPQHIPIDVHVIRKNHISITPLQYNLTYATGLQQLSEWEFKFT from the coding sequence ATGAAATTACTCATTAGCAATGATGACGGAATTTCTGCCTTGGGTATTCGTACCCTGGCCAACTGCTTGGCACAGGCAGGTCATGAAGTGACTGTAGTATGCCCCGACCGAGAGCGATCGGCAACTGGGCATGGATTGACTTTACACCAACCAATTCGCGCGGAAATTGTGGAGTCAATTTTTCATCCCACAGTTAAAGCTTGGGCTTGTGATGGCACTCCTTCAGATTGCGTCAAATTAGCGCTTTGGGCTTTGTTAGACACACCCCCAGATTTGGTGCTTTCTGGCATTAATCAAGGGGCAAATTTGGGCACAGAAATTCTCTATTCTGGGACTGTGTCTGCGGCTATGGAAGGAATAATTGAAGGGATTCCTAGCATTGCTTTCAGCCTTGCTAGCCATACTTCTAAAGAATTTCAAACTGCGGCTCACTTTGCCCAACAGCTAGTAGCACAACTAGCAGCCAAACCCCTACCAGAGTTAATGTTGCTCAATGTTAACGTTCCTCCAGTCAAATGGGAAGAAATTGCAGGAGTCACAATCACGCGCCAGGGAGTGCGGCGCTACGTGGATGTATTTGACAAGCGAGTCGATCCGCGTGGTAAAACCTATTACTGGTTAACAGGTGAGGTTTTGGAAGAAGTAGAACCACCAGAAGGCTTAAATTTGCCTCAACACATCCCTATAGATGTACATGTTATCCGTAAAAACCACATTAGCATTACTCCATTACAATACAATCTTACTTACGCAACAGGATTACAGCAATTATCAGAATGGGAATTTAAATTTACGTAA
- the pheS gene encoding phenylalanine--tRNA ligase subunit alpha — MTSNLEAQLLALRQEGEKAIAAADTLERLEELRVGYLGKKGQLGALLRSMGQMSAEERPKIGAIANTVKESLQNSLDKQRTALEAAQIQAQLEAETLDVTMPGIYSPQGRIHPLNGIIDRALDIFVGMGYTVAQGPEMETDYYNFEALNTPPDHPARDMQDTFYLPDGNLLRTHTSSVQIRYMESEEPPIRVVAPGRVYRRDNVDATHSAVFHQIELLAIDEGLTFTDLKGVIKVFLQAMFGDLPIRFRASYFPFTEPSAEVDLQWNGRWLEVMGCGMVDPNVMKSVGYDPEIYTGFAAGFGVERFAMVLHQIDDIRRLYASDLRFLRQF; from the coding sequence ATGACTAGCAATTTAGAGGCTCAACTTTTAGCACTACGGCAGGAAGGAGAAAAAGCGATCGCAGCCGCTGATACCTTAGAACGCCTAGAAGAACTCAGAGTAGGTTATCTGGGTAAGAAGGGGCAACTTGGGGCACTGTTGCGAAGTATGGGGCAGATGAGTGCAGAGGAACGTCCTAAAATTGGGGCGATCGCTAATACAGTGAAAGAATCCCTGCAAAATAGTTTAGACAAGCAGCGCACTGCCCTAGAAGCTGCTCAAATTCAAGCCCAGTTAGAGGCTGAAACTCTGGATGTCACAATGCCGGGAATTTACAGTCCCCAAGGTCGCATTCATCCTCTAAATGGTATCATCGACCGCGCCCTGGATATCTTTGTCGGCATGGGTTACACGGTGGCTCAAGGGCCAGAGATGGAAACAGATTATTACAATTTTGAGGCGCTGAATACTCCCCCTGACCATCCCGCCCGTGATATGCAGGATACCTTCTACCTGCCAGATGGCAATCTTCTGCGTACTCATACCTCTTCAGTGCAAATTCGTTATATGGAATCTGAAGAACCACCCATTCGGGTTGTGGCCCCTGGGCGAGTTTATCGCCGCGATAACGTAGATGCTACTCACTCAGCAGTTTTCCATCAAATCGAGTTGCTAGCCATTGATGAGGGACTGACATTTACAGACCTCAAGGGTGTAATTAAGGTATTTTTACAAGCAATGTTTGGCGATTTGCCAATTCGCTTCCGCGCTAGCTATTTCCCCTTTACAGAACCCTCCGCCGAAGTGGATTTGCAATGGAATGGTCGTTGGCTGGAAGTTATGGGTTGCGGTATGGTCGATCCAAATGTGATGAAATCTGTAGGTTATGACCCAGAAATTTATACTGGGTTTGCGGCTGGTTTCGGTGTCGAACGGTTTGCGATGGTTCTGCACCAAATCGATGATATTCGGCGCTTATATGCCAGCGATTTGCGCTTTTTAAGACAATTTTAA
- a CDS encoding type II toxin-antitoxin system YafQ family toxin yields MKTLVLTSSFKRAFKRLVRRQPELQERIQERLALLTIDPFDPLLQTHKLKGKLSGAWACSVEYDCRIVFNFVENPESGEEEILLIDIGTHDEVY; encoded by the coding sequence ATGAAAACTCTGGTTTTGACATCATCGTTTAAACGAGCATTTAAGCGATTGGTGCGACGACAACCAGAATTACAAGAGCGAATTCAAGAACGGTTGGCACTTTTAACAATTGATCCATTTGATCCACTATTGCAGACCCATAAGCTCAAAGGCAAGTTGTCTGGAGCTTGGGCTTGTTCAGTGGAGTATGATTGTCGCATTGTTTTTAACTTTGTGGAAAATCCAGAGTCTGGTGAAGAGGAAATATTGCTAATTGATATAGGCACTCATGATGAAGTCTATTGA
- a CDS encoding RecQ family ATP-dependent DNA helicase: MNQIRTTSWNAVLNTFKKIWGYDNFRPPQGEIVSSLLAGKDALIIMPTGGGKSICFQLPALLQTGLTLVVSPLVALMENQVQELRQLNLSAALLHSELPSSQRRLTLQALAQNKLRLLYLSPETLLSAPVWEKLCQPQLQINGLILDEAHCLVQWGETFRPAYRRLGAVRSALLKSKPPGSKISVAAFTATADPLAQKMIASVLQLQQPDIYRLNPYRPNLHLNICIAWTPRGRKQKLVKFIQNRPQQAGLVYVRTRRDSENLAAWLAEMGYATASYHAGLSATERRAVETSWLGGKIPFVVCTCAFGMGINKPDVRWVIHFHAPLLLSEYVQEIGRAGRDGKPAEALTLVSEPTGWLDSEDKQRQQFFEQQMRSQQQTAQQLAKKLPKQGDVNTVARQFPDGAMALSLLHSSGQLNWLDPFHYVIKPGVNKQAATQLQAAKEMNQYLHTKQCRWQFLLTAFGFAKEAANWRCGHCDRCSP, encoded by the coding sequence ATGAATCAAATAAGAACCACATCTTGGAACGCAGTCCTTAATACTTTTAAAAAAATTTGGGGCTATGACAATTTTCGTCCCCCACAGGGTGAAATAGTCAGTAGTTTATTGGCAGGAAAAGATGCATTAATTATCATGCCTACAGGCGGTGGTAAATCGATTTGTTTTCAACTTCCTGCACTGCTGCAAACAGGATTGACTTTGGTAGTTTCGCCTTTAGTAGCGCTGATGGAAAACCAAGTACAAGAACTGCGCCAGCTAAACCTGAGTGCAGCACTGCTACATAGCGAACTACCTTCATCCCAACGGCGCTTGACTCTGCAAGCATTGGCACAAAACAAACTCAGATTATTGTATTTATCACCAGAAACTTTACTCAGTGCGCCTGTTTGGGAAAAATTATGTCAACCACAATTGCAGATTAACGGCTTAATTTTGGATGAAGCCCATTGTTTAGTGCAGTGGGGTGAAACCTTTCGACCAGCTTATCGCAGATTAGGGGCAGTGCGATCGGCATTACTGAAATCAAAACCACCTGGAAGCAAAATTAGTGTGGCAGCTTTTACGGCGACGGCTGACCCTTTAGCACAAAAAATGATTGCCTCAGTTTTACAATTACAACAACCAGATATTTACCGCCTGAATCCCTACCGTCCAAATCTGCATCTCAACATCTGCATCGCATGGACTCCCAGAGGTAGAAAGCAAAAATTAGTCAAATTTATTCAAAATAGACCCCAACAAGCCGGATTAGTTTATGTCCGCACGCGCAGAGATAGCGAGAACTTAGCAGCTTGGTTAGCAGAGATGGGTTATGCCACAGCTAGTTATCACGCTGGACTGAGCGCCACAGAACGCCGTGCTGTAGAAACTAGCTGGTTAGGCGGTAAAATCCCATTTGTGGTTTGTACCTGTGCATTTGGCATGGGGATTAACAAGCCTGATGTGCGCTGGGTAATTCACTTTCACGCGCCGCTACTACTTTCCGAATATGTGCAAGAAATTGGCCGCGCAGGGAGAGATGGAAAACCAGCAGAAGCGCTGACATTAGTAAGTGAACCTACAGGCTGGTTAGATTCAGAAGATAAACAAAGACAGCAGTTTTTTGAACAACAAATGCGATCGCAACAACAAACAGCACAGCAACTTGCGAAAAAACTGCCGAAACAAGGGGATGTGAATACAGTAGCGCGACAATTCCCTGATGGTGCAATGGCTTTGTCTTTACTCCACAGCAGTGGACAGTTAAACTGGCTTGACCCTTTCCATTACGTCATCAAGCCAGGGGTGAATAAGCAAGCAGCAACTCAATTGCAAGCCGCCAAGGAAATGAATCAGTATTTGCATACTAAACAGTGTCGCTGGCAGTTTTTATTAACCGCCTTTGGTTTTGCGAAAGAAGCCGCTAACTGGCGTTGTGGACATTGCGATCGCTGTTCCCCATAA
- a CDS encoding GNAT family N-acetyltransferase, which yields MNEDLKHRFYISTDKSKLDITMIHDFLRNSDWAENIPLGILEKSIANSLCFGLYEEQRQVGFARVITDYATSAFLKDVFILEPYRGQGLGTWFVQFILNFPELQDVQKWLLGTKDAHGLYRRYGFKKSTTPEKLMMRSNPNAYQHQN from the coding sequence ATGAACGAAGATTTAAAACATCGATTCTATATCAGCACAGATAAATCTAAGCTAGATATCACAATGATTCACGATTTTCTGCGAAATTCTGATTGGGCAGAAAATATTCCTTTAGGAATTTTAGAAAAATCAATTGCCAATTCTTTATGCTTTGGACTTTACGAAGAGCAGCGACAAGTCGGTTTTGCTAGGGTAATTACTGATTACGCTACTTCTGCATTTTTAAAGGATGTGTTTATTTTAGAGCCTTATCGTGGTCAAGGTTTAGGCACTTGGTTTGTGCAGTTTATTTTGAATTTTCCTGAACTCCAAGACGTGCAAAAGTGGTTGTTAGGTACAAAAGATGCTCATGGACTTTATCGGCGTTACGGCTTTAAAAAATCCACAACACCAGAGAAATTAATGATGCGTTCTAATCCTAATGCCTATCAGCATCAAAATTAA
- a CDS encoding MHYT domain-containing protein, which translates to MNTPIAGTYDIRLLVFSVAIAMLAAYTALDLTGQIRTASGYARIGWLFGGAIAMGTGIWSMHFVGMLAFCLPIPVKYDLIRVLLSILAAILASGCALFFVSQ; encoded by the coding sequence ATGAATACACCGATCGCTGGTACTTATGACATTCGTTTATTAGTTTTTTCCGTGGCGATCGCAATGCTAGCAGCTTACACTGCTTTGGATCTAACTGGACAAATCCGCACCGCTTCTGGATATGCGCGCATTGGCTGGTTGTTTGGTGGTGCGATCGCAATGGGAACAGGGATTTGGTCGATGCATTTTGTGGGAATGCTGGCTTTTTGTCTGCCGATTCCGGTAAAGTACGATTTAATCAGGGTTTTATTATCAATACTGGCAGCCATCTTAGCTTCAGGATGTGCCTTATTTTTCGTCAGCCAATAA
- a CDS encoding ATP-binding protein codes for MGIFNLLGGSLLMGLGIINMHYTGMAAMRMSANIHYNYMLVGVSIAIAFIVSLVALWLAFHLPDRSTSTNRQQKIASAIVMGAAIPIVHYTGMAATGFYAIKMLEMPSVINLDSSVLSTTIGIVTFAILGLALLISLETTAIERTVALANLEREIAERQQIEQRLQREQAQKLEQALQELQHTQAKLFHTEKISSLGQLVAGIAHEVNNPVNFISGNLSHAHQYVQDLIHLLNLYNQKFPQPGDDIANKIAAIDLEYLLADLPKMISSMKLGTERIQEIMQSLRNFSRVNGNAKKIVDIHEGIEATLMILQHRLHANLNRPEIQVVKQYGNLPQIECYVGQLNQVFMNVLANAIDALEESNHGQTFAEILQHPNMITITTIAEDGYGMIKIADNGSGMPEAVRLQLFDAFFTTKPEGKGTGLGLAISHQIITDTHNGSLQCFSTLGKGTEFIIQIPLVTPVANDSIVAIAATC; via the coding sequence ATGGGTATCTTTAACTTGCTGGGTGGTAGTCTGTTGATGGGACTGGGGATTATCAACATGCATTACACTGGCATGGCTGCAATGCGAATGTCAGCTAATATCCACTACAACTATATGTTAGTTGGAGTTTCAATTGCGATCGCCTTTATCGTTTCTTTAGTAGCTTTGTGGTTAGCATTTCATTTACCAGATCGCAGTACTAGCACTAATCGTCAACAGAAAATTGCCAGTGCGATCGTTATGGGTGCAGCCATCCCCATTGTACATTATACGGGTATGGCAGCTACTGGTTTTTATGCCATAAAAATGCTAGAAATGCCATCAGTAATAAATCTTGACTCTTCTGTACTATCCACAACGATTGGTATTGTGACGTTTGCAATTTTAGGATTAGCATTGCTCATTTCCTTAGAAACAACCGCCATCGAAAGAACAGTAGCCTTAGCCAATCTTGAACGTGAAATTGCAGAACGTCAGCAGATAGAACAGCGTTTACAACGCGAACAAGCACAGAAACTAGAACAGGCTTTACAAGAATTACAACATACTCAAGCTAAATTATTTCATACTGAAAAAATTTCTTCTTTAGGACAGCTAGTAGCTGGGATTGCCCATGAAGTTAACAATCCAGTCAACTTTATTTCTGGTAATTTATCTCATGCTCACCAGTATGTTCAAGACTTAATTCACTTATTAAACCTTTACAATCAAAAATTTCCTCAACCAGGAGATGACATCGCCAATAAAATTGCCGCTATAGACTTAGAATACTTGCTTGCAGATTTGCCAAAAATGATTTCTTCTATGAAACTTGGTACCGAACGCATTCAAGAAATCATGCAATCTTTGCGAAATTTCTCACGGGTGAATGGAAATGCGAAAAAGATAGTTGATATTCATGAGGGAATTGAGGCTACCCTGATGATTTTGCAGCATCGTCTGCACGCTAACCTCAACCGTCCAGAAATTCAAGTTGTGAAGCAGTATGGAAACCTACCGCAGATTGAGTGCTATGTAGGACAATTAAATCAAGTGTTTATGAATGTGCTAGCAAATGCAATTGATGCTTTAGAAGAGTCTAATCATGGTCAGACCTTTGCAGAAATTCTCCAGCATCCCAATATGATTACAATTACTACTATTGCTGAAGATGGTTATGGGATGATCAAAATTGCCGATAATGGATCTGGGATGCCAGAAGCTGTGCGACTACAATTATTTGATGCCTTCTTCACCACTAAGCCAGAGGGAAAAGGTACAGGATTAGGACTAGCTATCAGTCATCAAATTATTACCGACACCCACAACGGTAGTTTGCAATGTTTTTCGACTCTGGGTAAAGGTACAGAATTTATCATTCAAATTCCTCTAGTAACCCCAGTTGCTAATGATTCAATCGTCGCCATCGCAGCAACTTGTTGA